The genomic window TGGAATTTCCATTTTCCAGTACACTGCACATTGGAACACATCTTACAGCCTTTACAGTAGTAGCCTCATAGGCCAGTACTACTATTCTGAGATGTCAGAGGTTTACCTTGATTGACCCTAGTTGTTCCCATACTATCTTAAGAGAAGGCAtagtataaaataatatatactTTAATGACTTCTTTGGCTTATGTTCACACAGCCCTGAATCCCAGGCATTGCCCAAAGGCACTGAAGTGACAAACATGAAGCAGCTGTGCAAGGAGGGCCTTCACACTCTGTGGCACTTGTCTGAATATGAAACACCTGTGTATCAAAATTTTGTTATGGTGGCTTAATAGAAACTCTTCTTTCCACTCTTTTCAAAATCAAATGCATCCATGTAAGCACTCTCTCTCAGATCAACATGAAACTTAAATACCATTACAATTTTGGCCCTTAAAAGGCACACTTGGCAAAGTGATTTGTAGGCAAAGTGATTTGTAGGCAAAAGCTAACATCTGACATTATGATACAGAGGCATGTGTACACATATACAGAAGTATATCAAGAACCAAAGTCTGTAGATCAGCAAGTAAAGCAAGCACAAAGTCtttcctctgctcagcccattCATTTTGCAGCAGGATTCTTAGGAGGCTGAAGTTTGTAGGTGCTGAAGTAGTTCACCACTTGCTGAGGGACTTCTGCCAGGACACACTGAGCcagagcttctctgggagacttATAAAAAAAGAACACCAAGCTTCAGTTTCCACCAACTGCTAATGAAGATTCTAAGGCAAGTAATAAGCACCTCCTCTAGAAGGGCAATTTAAAGTCTGACATTTTACAGAGGATTTACACAGTGCCCTTGTGTGACAGACAGATGGAAGCTTTCCTCTTACCTTCTCACTCCTGTTACCATGAATCAGATGGCTGTCTTGTGCCACTGAAGTAACAGGAGCTGAGTAAAGGGCTGCCATGTCTGAAGACACCTTTTTTCATGTGAAATACTCAGTGCAGATATCAGACTTCAGCCATGTAAACATACTTCCACTACCTACTTAAGATGACCCTTCAGGGATTTGTCTAAATCCTCTGCAATCTTTTGTACCAAGTCTCATCCACAATAACTGTACTTCTATggagcagctcttctgcagaTACTGTTTTAACTGTAAGACTAAGTatccataagaaaaaaaatctctttttctaGAAACTGAAAGCATttgaatatatttataatatataatctTATACTGAGCAATGACCTAGTTAATCTACATCCAAGTGCATTACTTGATTAGCataatttgttttgattttgctCTTTCCCATTTCAGTTTGCCTGAGTTACTCAGATTAAACTCAGAATTTgtattaaaagtaaaaatataaaagcaaaataagaaGTTGTAAGGAGTATTATTAACAAGTTAATACTAAGACATGAAACAAAATTAGAATATATATTAggatggaaataaaaatattgatctTATTCGCCCATCCTGAGGaaattttggtggtttttaaGTCAACTATTTTCAACATTATGAGGCTTAAAATTTGACTTCCATTGGCCTACACATACATTATTGGAttttacagaaattaaaaaatatcagGACTTTATTGTTTCACCACCTTTTTTTAGGTATTTACttttatgaaaatgaaaattatcaCCACTATCGTGGTCACACAGAGTTTCTACTGATTTTGACCTCCCTGATTATGACTTAGCCTTGAATTTTACTACTGCACTAAATTATGACACTAATCCATATTCATAAAAGGGCATCCACAATAAAACGAAAAATTACCATAAGAAAAAAGTAATAGTAAGTTTTTCCtcacaaataaaaaaaccccatccatTTGCTTAATCAAGTCTGAGGGAGTTTTACAAAGGTCATTCAGGTGCAGAAACTAGCCAGAAATGCAGTGCTGGAACTAGAAACTGAGagatttgggcttttttttagCATTTGATAAAGACTTGTCTTAAGAGTACATATTGGATACACCACACAAAAGCTTAGGACTAGATGCAGGACATCCTAGCAAGCCCAGCATACCTCTACAATATTTATTAAGCATATCAGTAAGATTACTTACATTTTGGAACTTCCTGAATGGCACAAATTGGACAATGTCTCTGACAGCTGGTTCTCCCGACGAGGACCTAAGAACTCCATCGTCACCATCGAGGAACTCCATGGCATCAAAGTCTGCTCCTCCCACACCAACAATGATAATGGACATGGGCAACTTTGAGGCATTAACTATGGCAGTTCGAGTCTGATCAAGGTCTGTTATCACACCATCCGTTATGATCAGAAGTATAAAGTATTGCTGTCAAACCAATAAACACTGTGTTATGACAAAGAAATAGCAACCATTTAGCCATGTACACTTAGAAAAACCCACATACAGATACACATAGAAACCCACAACACTACACAGTGCTGTCACTTTGGCATGTCTAGTGTGCTCACTGAATTTTACAATCAAATGTCTAATTTGTGGTCAGGCTTCATCTGCACAGTCTGAAAAAACTTGTAAGGACAAcataatcttttaaaaaaaggtgtCAATAAACAGCCACCATCCAAAACTCCAGTGTTATCACCCTTCtttcctccaaaatccccagaCAAACCAACAATTAACCTATTTTGCCATTATTTGTTCTGGGATAGAAGGCAGTTTACTGAGGTTCTGGAAAGTTAACACCTTTGaaacttgtatttttttcttttctggtctATCAATACTTTTATGAAACACTACCCTTTACTTCATTTATTGTATCCAGAAAGTCCTAAATCACACCTTTCAGTGTTGAAACACACAGCCATTTTCAAATTCCTCCAATCATGTTTTCTAGCTGCTTCATGAAGTTAATTATCAAGGTGTCTTTGTAGTACATcagtaaattaattaattaccaCCTGAGTTGCTTCCACTATTCTGACGGGGCTTCTAAAAGTTGGCATCCTAGTTTCTGTTCTGGATTGGAGCACCAAAAATGAGCTAGAAGTACCAAGTCTGGAAATTATCAAATGCTTTTTGAATTTCCAGTCTTTCCTCACTTCATTTCATATGATTACTGAATAGCATAAATTCAAGTCCCAAAGATACTCCCAGTATTCTTGCAAGTCTCTCTTCACTACTTTCCTTCCCATCTGCCTTTATCTGCCTTCAAATAATTGTTCTTCCCTCATCTTGTCTTTAGGTATCaccttttttccctgctttctgCTAGTCTGTTCCCCCACATCAGCAAGAATCTATAAAGCAGTTATGACCACAGAAAGCTATAAGCAACTGTAGCAGGACAGCACATCACACTGGATTTACTTCTCTCTTCTAATACTTCCTCCATACTGGAAAAACAACCAGCATCAGAATCAAAAGCAAACCCCAAATGACTATGATATGTATTAAATGTCAAGGTAGCAAATTGTCTTCAATATATCCTTTCAGGCAGGAAAAACAAATCTCTTGCTAGGCATACTacataaaagttaaaaaaaaccaaacaaaaacaaaaccaacaagaGGTTTGCTCCTTTCCTAAGATATagacatacatacatatacatatatttacatatacatatatttatttttttacagctACTAGTGAAAGACTACCAAGGTTAAACCTTAGCAGCCTCATGGCATATGAAAATCCATAGCTCTTTTCAAATTGGTTTCTACAGATAAATCTACATTTAAAATAGCTAATTTTATTTCCTGATTTTACATGACATCAAATACACTAGTATTTGTCATCAGTGATTTAGGATTTTGTGAACTTCCACTCATTATCAACATGACTGAATACTCAAGACTTGGTCTTcagaatttctatttttaatatgGAAAACAACTCATGTATAAAATTTTAATATggaggagggcacagcccaTACAGCACCTAAACCTTTATAGTGCAGTTAATTATCTGTGTTGGTACCTAGGTGTCAGGAGCTATACCATCCACTTCTTCACTACCTTAGTTAATTTTCTCTCCCAGCTATCTAATGTGAAACAAGGGccagttgattttttttctcagctgagGTTAAATCACTCTCTTAGACATAAAGGCCTAAATTAGACTTTAGCAACTGTATAGCACTGCAAGAGCTTTCAACAGAAGATACCATAAAGGTATTGTGTACTTTTAAGTTTCTATTAGAAATCTGAAGAGTTTATTTAGTTAATTGATTAAGAGAACTGTTATATATAATCTGCAAAAAAACCCTAgtttttctcttgttttaaGGGTAACAAGCATTTATTCACAAGGTAAAGGGCCAACTGTCAAATAAATACATTCAcaaatttaaaagagaaaaaaagtatttataaacaagaaggaaaataaaaaagtagaGAAACACAGAGAGTACCATAAAGAACTTACAGATGCTGTTTGCTGCTGAGTAGCTGCAGCAGCAAATCTTGCCACATGATTTATAATTGGAGAAAAATTTGTTGGTCCATATAACTTCACTTGAGGAAGACAGGCTCGATATGCATCAACAATGCCTTGGATCCCTAGAGAACAGAAACagatctttcattttttttatattagaTTTAGGGTATTTTGAAGCACCTGATTTTTCTAAAGCTGTATAAATCGGTTACTTGAGGTGATTACGCAAAGATTTAAAACAAACCatggtgggaaaaaaaacccatgagtGATGGAAGCTCTCAGTTTGACCAACGCCTAAGGCACATACATAACATGATTTGCCTTGTGTGAACAGACAGGCCAAATATTCTATGCTCAAGGGTGTGAAACAACTACAGCAATTCTCTTCACCTGGCAGCTTGTGGTGGTTGGTAGTCTGATCAGAGAGGCCACACTGAACAGGCATTAGCAGCACCACATTCAAACCAGACAACTCCacaccagcagcaaagcagcatAAAGTATCTCGACAGCACAAGAGAACTGTTCCCAGCCTTGTGTTTAAACCACTTCTTTAACAAATCATTACAGAAGACAGATGCAATGCTATTTCTCCTAAATAAGAAATTGGTTGTAAAATTTTTCCTGCTACAGGactaaattaattaattaattacaaCAACCAGCTTCAGTTCACTTTTCAAGTGTCTTGATGCTGTCAACTTAGGTATTTTATTCTCTAGGTCTGATGTTACTTTCTCAGACTTACCATTACAGAATGGGTTTGAAGGATTAAAATTTATTGGAAACTCGTGAGATACCTGTGAAGACACAGAAAACATAGTCAGGACTGCATATATGATCTCCTCCTGAAGTAAATGCTTTCAGCTGTCTTAGGTAGTACATTTACACATTCCATTACCTGAAAGGAGGGAGGAATTTGTGCACCAAATCCAAAGGCTGGAAACATCTTATCTCTAAAgaagcatttttaaagaaaacaaagtcaGTGCCTTCCATTAAAAGCTGACATAGTTCAGTAAGTGTAGTTATCAGTGCTGCTTTTCATCATTAGAGATGTTATTTAAGGGGCAAAATTAAACAGAAGTTCCTCACTGTAATTGTTTCTGGGACCAAAAGTAGTCTTTAACACTGAACTGGCAAGAATGCAAGCAGATATTTAAATCAATGCTGCTCTTTTCATCAATTATGAAAAGCCCTGCTGGTCTGCAGTAGACACAAACTTATACTTGCAATTACATGATGGTATTTTAGTTCTATAACTTAGCTCACAAGTTTCATTCCAGTATATCTGCAGGCATATTCAACACTGGTTTAAAAAGCTACCATAAGTGTCTATACATGTCTAAAAACATGATCCAAATAAAAATCTAACACTTACGTATCATAATCCTGAATGACCATCCCGACAGACCAAATGGCTGTTAGGTATTCATTAACTCCATTAGGGCTGAGGTAATGCAGAGAGTCCGGAGAGCGAGGGTCTCCATTGGAGCCTGTAAAATCTATCCCCACCTGCCAAATGCAGCATTCATATCTCATTGCTCTTAAAGGTTAAGTTAGGCTTCTTAACTCTGGCAAAGCCAAAGTGAAAATCATGAAAGAGTAGTAAACAGGACATCTACAAATCTAACAGGCACAGTACTTGGATGCAGGTTTCTTGGAATATTAATACTCTTCAAACAATATCATAACAAAACCCTCAAAAGCTCTGCATCTCTCCAGAAGGGCCAAAATTACTTTCATCTGaaacacagaatggtttggcttggaagaggccttcaagatcatctagttccaacctccctgccatgggcaaagACAGCTTTCACATGACCAGGTTGCtgaaagccccatccaacctggtcttgaacactttcagAGACGGGGCATctacagcttttctgggcatgCTGTCAGGTTTTCACTGTGTTTACTTTCAGTTACTAttcacagcagctcttcaaaatctggtaaattaatttaattctgtATCttgatacacacacacacacacccctttCTTCTCAGAAGTACAACTAGTCAGGCTCCACAGAAGCCTAGAGAGCTCTTTCTCTGACTTCAACAGGTCTCCTTTGCTTTGGTGATGAAGCATGTTAATCAGGTGAAGATATCATACTGTTAGTTGTGATGCATTTGGTTCACAAATTATATAACCTAAGGGTTCTAACCCACATGATGACCTCTGCGTGTTGCTTTCAAAGAACAGTAAATTTCTCATTGGTCTCCATCCACACAACTTAGCTAGTTCCTAATGAACATAACCAGAGGTTCAGAACCATTTTCCAAGAGTAAAgactatttttttcttgaagcaaGAACAGACTAGAAGCACTCTGGCAAAATAGCTTCCTGCTCCATGCTACAGAACAAAAACAAAgttgacaagaaaaaaaatacaataatcAAATAAACCACACAGCCAATCAATTCTATACTTCAATTTGCTCCAAAACTCAAAAAGTATTCATATAAATGATTTAACTTACAGTGAAATTCAGCTGACACCCACCCATGATGTAATCAAGGAATGTGCACTCTACAATAATCTAAAAATAGAAGACagaagttttggttttttcaatGGGAGAAAACCCAGCTAATGTTATTGTAGCAACTTCTAAGGTTCCAAATATGTTGTCTTTACCCATTAAAAGCATTAGCTTTGCCCTAGAGCTATCCCACCCACCCACTGTAACCAGGATATTTGCAACACATGCTACCATACAGTCAGTATGACTGCATGACAGTATCAGAATCAGGCCTTTAACAAAACTACAGACATACACCAAAGCAGCTTCAAAACAACTTTCATTTATAAAATAACACATTATGACAGAGTTTTTTACTTTGCCATAAAACAGTGATTTGGGAAATGCAGTGGTTCAGAAATTACTTAAATCAGTAAACCACTTTTCTCTTCAAGATAAAGGGACAAGAGAGAACAGCTGTAATTCAGCTCTCAATTTGTCTTCTTGTGCGAATCAGTGTCCCTTAAATATTTACTGTATGTGGAACTTTTAGACATTTTAAAGTTTCTTACAATTTGAGGATGAAGATATATTAAATGAGAGTTGTTACACCTTAACACTTAAAACCAGAATCATTCCAGAATATATTACTGACCTCACAATGTTTAACGCTCACAATGCCAGAGTTTTtataattctttttcttctgtcttttcttttcATTGATGCACTCAAATTCAACCTGCATGAATGCAAACAAATCCAACAAAAATATTATAATATCATTATCATATATGCAACAAGTTTAATTATCTTTCATTTCAGAACTGATACTTTGGGCTTATATTAAAAATGTAGTTCATTTCATAATACAGCAAAATTAAACCCAGCCTGCCCAATATCAGCAAGGAAAAAACATATTCTCAAGACAGAACCCAAAAGTCTATAAACACACTTGTTCTGACAAATGTATTtcaaacagagaaagaaattctGTACCATTCTCCCTCTGAGGATTCTGCTAACAGCTTTCTTTTTGGTAAAGACATAACAATTCAAACAAAGCATCAGTGTTCCAGAAGCTGTGGctggaattattattatttttattatttagtaTAAATACAACACTAAAAATATTAGGGAAATACAAGCATGCACTCTTGTTTATAGATCCCAGTATTTTTAATGCAGAAGTAGTTCTGGAGGTTTTACAGGTCTAAAGGAAAATATGGTAAAACATCTTGATAACACACCTATCCATAAAGCAAATACTTTTATGTTATATTTGCTAGGCCAACTTTTGTCTTCAACATGCAAACCCTGCCTATTAAAAGGTTTGGAAACTATTATAGTTCATAAGATCAGGAAGGGTAGCATCATTTTAGGAAAAAGCCACCTAATGTAACATAGCTGCATTTTTGTGCACTGTTGTAAATACTGAATTTTCTCATATTCACTGAAGTATACATAATAGTTAATAAGTgccacattttaaaataaatttaaattaaataatatttgaaaaaaatactaCAAGCTTTGGTCTTTTAACTGTAGTTAAATTTGTGCTGCATTCTGTCTTTTGACAATACAGtggttttttatttctgtatttttatgattagtgaatttttttttgtggtgatGGTGGGGCATTTAGATACATAATAATAAACTGTAACCAAGACATTAATCCTAGGAAAATGGATGAACAATGCAAATGCTGTTTCAGCCTCAACTGCAGTAGCAGTGTCAAGGTGTAGCCTAGCCCATCTTGGAGGTCACCTGTGGCCAGGTGGTCTAGGTTTTGCTGCAATATGAATGAAACAGCTTATCAAGAACACCCAGGCAGCTTAGACTGTGTAACACTTACAGGTGATGACCGAGATGCTTCCTTCAGTTTTGACAACGTTGTTTGAAAACTTCCTATGAGATCGTGAGACCCGTCACTATCATAATCATAGCATTCAACCTAAAATGCAGCATTACTTACTGTTAGTAACAGAAATGGCCCTACAAAAACAATGAACACTGAAATGGCAAACCTGAACATCCCAAATATTCCTGTATCTTTTATATCACAGAGTTTTTCTTGCATTGAAGTTTTAGAACTGCATAGGGTTGCActtaaaaaacattaaaattggGTAGATGCCAATGCACTCAGTCTTGAATCTAATCTTCTACTCAAGTGAAGGAGAGATGAGAATATTAAGTAGTGTCAGGTCTTACATGAGCAAGTAACATCAATTATATTGAAGAACTATGTTTTGAGAGTGATGGGGTGTTGGGAAGAGTAGGAAAACAAGACAGGGTTTTTTACATTCATCATGAATCTGAGCATCCAGCTAAAAATTTAGTAAATCAGTTATGTAAGCAATCACAAGAGTTTTAGCAACACTTTTATGTTACTTCATTAATCCTTAAAATAACACAGAATTCATAAGCATATGAAGGTTCAGCCCTAAAGCTAGAAACAATatatgattttttattttttaagattagAAAATTAAACAGTGGATCTGTTAAACTTTGATCTACACTTCATGGATCTGAATGTCAActaaaaatctcttttcttaCAGTGAGAGTTGAATTATAAGCTTTATTATTTAATCAATGCACTCTTCTAACAGCCCAATCTGCCAAACAAGGCAGAAGTGAAAAAcaattgtttttttctctttgaaaacaTGATCAATCTGCCTTTCTACATAAAAAGCTGGTTATTTATCTATAAAAGCTTATGTTCATTTCATCCACTtctgatattttatttcaattcaGCAACACAGACATGAGAGCTAACTTAATCAAACACACATAAAAACatactaaaataatttaataatgatgatgataaaTAGAAacaataataaatcaagagtcaaGTAGGTATCCCACATTACTTGGAATCAAAATGCAAACTTCGAGAAAAATGTTCAGAGTATGTATGGCTTAAACTGAACAGCTATTTGCATGTCCATCTTTCAAGTCTAAAAATATTGTAACTTACATTCAAGAATCAATTTAACTGATTACTTGAGCATTTCagatagaaataaaaaagcaaaacaaacaacttcAACATACACTTGAGtttctgaaagaaattaaatttctgaCAACAAACAGGAATATTGAAGTACAAAACATGATGTGTAGATTGGAAGTTCTACTGCACAGAACATACCTCTATCTTGCAGTTTGCACAACTACAATATTTTGAATTcactaataaataaaaaaatgcatgcACATGCACTAAACAGCACCTTAAATTATGCAGGCAGCCAAAGAACCAACAGGCTAATTAATGTTCATGCCAGATGCTATGTAAATTCTTCTGAATGTCATAAATTATGCCAATCAAATACTCAGTGAAGTGCTTCAGTagctaaaatttaaaattgaaCATATTTCCTGACCCAATAGTTCTGATACCTGCTAGCACAGTTAGTAAATGTAtctcctttttatttcaaaggCATAAAAATTTGTCTTTGCTTGATATGTTTGACCATTTAAGccaatttttaatatttattccAGACAAGAGAgaagcatttccttttttttccatatatgCCCTCCTGGACATGCCATAGCAGTAGGGAACAATGTGATGTAACATATTTTTCCCAGCAGAATTAGGCATGCATGCTCCAGCTGAAAGACTCACATTTGAGACAGAAAAACTTCACCGACTGCAAACACACTCACATGGAACATAACCATGAATCCAGAAGATAAAGGATCAACTTGGTTTGTGCACTGCTGGGTCTACACAAACTAAGCCTTTAAAGAGGTGAAAAGCCACTCATAGAAAAATTGCTGGTTTTACTTACTATGCCAAACAGCCCATTACACATGCAACTGTGTGCATATAAAAGTGTTAAAGGCattgtttaatttttcaatAACATTCCATAATACAATCCTGACTACATTTTAATGTTTGAAGTGATAGGTCCTGCATTTCTAAGTTAAGGTATAATCAAACTGCCTGTCTGCAAGTCTGTAACTATTCCTAGTCAAGTCTATTTCCTCTGGATAAAAACCTGCACTTCCCAGGTAAGATTTCAAAAAACAGACTTTATTAAAATGATGATAGAGCTGAGAATAACTCTTCAGAGATACATTTAGATCAATGGTCTATAGCTTTAGTATGGCTGTTAAGTAAAAAGGAGAAATATATTTATAGTATATGGAGATGTAAGAGCTGTCACAGCTCTTTTGGGGACAAGGGAAGCAGAAAGGAATGAGATGGAAAAAACACAGAAGcagcaagagaagaaggttCTGGGCTTGTAAAGTTGTTCATTAGTCTCCtctataaatatg from Agelaius phoeniceus isolate bAgePho1 chromosome 1, bAgePho1.hap1, whole genome shotgun sequence includes these protein-coding regions:
- the CPNE3 gene encoding copine-3; this translates as MAAQCVTKVELTIACTNLLDKDVGSKSDPLCVLLQNTSGQQWYEVDRTERVKNSLNPKFSKKFLIDYYFELVQKLKFGIYDIDNKTYDLNDDDFLGELECTLGQIVSSRTLTKPLVLKNGKPAGRGSITITAEEVKDNRVVVLELEARKLDNKDLFGKSDPYLEFHKQTGDGNWVMVHRTEVIKNNLNPVWRPFKISLNSLCYSDMDKSIKVECYDYDSDGSHDLIGSFQTTLSKLKEASRSSPVEFECINEKKRQKKKNYKNSGIVSVKHCEIIVECTFLDYIMGGCQLNFTVGIDFTGSNGDPRSPDSLHYLSPNGVNEYLTAIWSVGMVIQDYDTDKMFPAFGFGAQIPPSFQVSHEFPINFNPSNPFCNGIQGIVDAYRACLPQVKLYGPTNFSPIINHVARFAAAATQQQTASQYFILLIITDGVITDLDQTRTAIVNASKLPMSIIIVGVGGADFDAMEFLDGDDGVLRSSSGEPAVRDIVQFVPFRKFQNSPREALAQCVLAEVPQQVVNYFSTYKLQPPKNPAAK